CTTGGATTGGCATATGGAAACTTGGAGGACAGCCTTCTGAATTTGGTAAAGTTGTTATTATTTTAACCCTTTCAAAATTTTACACTGAAAAAAAGGGTTATAATGAATTTTTTACCTTTATTACTGCATTTTTATTAATTTTTCCATCGGTAATTCTTATATTATTGCAACCTGATTTTGGTACAGCAATAGTATATTTAACCATTTTTATATTTATTTCTTTTTTTGCAGGAATAGATTTGCACTATGTTTTAGCATTTGCGTTGATAGGGTTTTTTTCTTTTGTTTTTGCAATTTTACCGGTTTGGTATGAATATAAGGTGAATATGGGTAATGTATTTTATCTTATTTTCTCAAATCCTTTTTATTTTAGAGTAATAATGGGAGTGCTGCTTTTAATTCTTTTGATTTCTGTTTTAGGATTTTTCATTTCTAAATATGGTTTGAGTATTAAAATAATTTATTTTTATGTATTTTTTGCAAGTTCTATTTTATTAGTTTCAATAGTGTTTTCAAAGGTTCTTTCAAAGTTAATGAAGACTTATCAGATTAAACGGTTTTTGGTATTCTTAGATCCGGCTATTGATGCTAAGGGTGCTGGTTGGAATTTAAATCAGGTTAAAATAGCAATTGGTTCTGGCGGTCTTTTGGGCAAAGGATTTTTAAAGGGACCTTATACCCACGCTAATTATGTGCCATCTCAAAGCACAGATTTTATTTTTTCTATTCTTGCCGAAGAGTTTGGGTTTTTGGGTGTTAGCACTATTTTAATATTATTTTTTTTCCTTTTTTTTAAATTTTTGATAATAATGAATAAAAGTCAAGATAGATATATGGCCTTAGTAATATCTGGAATTTTGGGACTTTTATTTTTTCATACTTCTTTTAATGTTGGAATGTCTTTAGGAGTTCTTCCTATTACCGGGATTCCCTTTCCTTTTCTCTCTTATGGAGGTTCTTCTACTATTACATTTTTTTTAGCAATGTCTTTTTATTTTAATATTGAATCAATAGTTGCTATGGATTGAAAATTTATTTTCAGGTTTTTGTTTTCTTATCTCTATTTTTTTAGAAAATTTTTTTGTATATTTTAATTTAGTAATTATAAATATTTGAGGTGCGTATTTTTACGTAAAAGTGATGAGTGTGAATTTTAATTTTTTAATAAAAAGCGAAAGGCAAAAGGTATTGTTGTGAGCAAAGATTTAGATAAAGAAGATATTCTTTACAAAAAAAGACACTCAATAGCTCATGTTATGGCAGAAGCTGTTCTTGATTTATTTCCAAATACCAAGATTGCAATAGGTCCTCCTATTAAAGATGGTTTTTATTATGATTTTGAATTTAAAAAGCAGATTACAGAAGATTCTCTTTTAGACATAGAAAATAGAATGAGAGAAATTTTAAAGACCGGAAGTTCTTTTGAAAAAGAGATAATAAGCGTAGAACAGGCTCTTGAAATTTTTAAAGATGAACCTTATAAGATTGATTTGATTAAAAATTTTGATTTACAAAATGAAGTTTCTATTTACAAGAGTCACAATTTTGTTGATCTTTGTAGAGGTCCTCATGTTGAGAATATGAATAAAATTGATCCAAAGGCATTTAAGCTTACTAGTATTGCTGGGGCTTATTGGCGGGGCAGTGAAAAAAACCCAATGCTTACCAGAATTTATGGAACTTTATGGAATAATGAAAAAGAACTGAGATCTTATCTTAATTTGAGAGAGGAAATAAAAAAAAGAGATCATAGAAAGCTTGGAAAAGAGCTTGATTTATTTTCTATACATGAAGAGATTGGACCAGGACTTGTTTTTTTTCATCCCAATGGTGCCAAAATAAGAGCTTTAATAGAAGATTTTTGGAGAGAAGAGCACTCCAAAAATGGGTATGATATTCTTTTTACTCCTCATATTGGCAAATCTTGGCTTTGGCAAACTTCTGGTCATTTAGACTTTTATAAGGATAGCATGTTTGAAAAAATAGAAATGGATAAAAGTGATTATTATCTTAAACCCATGAATTGTCCTTTTCATATTGCMATTTACAATACAGGTAAGCATTCTTATAGAGATTTGCCATTTAGATGGGCCGAACTTGGCACTGTGTATCGTTATGAAAAGATAGGTGCTTTGCATGGTATGATGAGAGCCAGAGGGTTTACTCAGGATGATGCTCATATTATATGCACCCATTCTCAGGTTTTAGATGAGATTAAAGAAGTTCTTAGGTTTGCTATTTATATGTGGAGTAAATTTGGCTTTAGCAACCCAAAGGCATATCTTTCTACAAAGCCTGACAAATCTGTTGGCAATGATTCTGATTGGGAAATGTCTTTAAAAGTTCTTGAAGAGACTTTAAGCGATTTTGAAGTTCCTTATGAAATTGATAAGGGTGGAGGTGCTTTTTATGGGCCTAAAATTGATCTTAAGATAGTTGATTCGCTTGAGAGAGAGTGGCAGATGAGTACAATTCAATTTGATTTTAATCTCCCTGAGAGATTTAATATGACTTATACCGCTGAGGATGGTAAAGAAAAAAGACCATTTATGATTCATAGAGCTTTGTTGGGATCTATTGAAAGATTTTTTGGAATTCTTGTAGAGCACTATGGTGGTGCTTTTCCTTTATGGTTATCTCCTGTTCAAGTAGTAATCATTCCTGTTAACAATATTGTCGAAGATTATGCTATTAAGGTTTTTAATAAATTTAAAAATGAGGGGATTAGAATAAAGCTTGATAATAGTTCCTCAAGAATGAATGCTAAAATTAGAGAATATCAGGCTAAAAAAATACCTTATATGTTTATAATTGGTGAGAGAGAAGCAACAGAAGAGAGAATATCTATTAGAACAAGAACAAATGAGCAAATAAATGGAATGAAACTTGATGAAGCTCTTAAATTTATTTTATTTAAAATAAGAGATAAGGAGATTTGATAAATTGAATAATTTAATCAAGGTCATTACCCCTAATAAAATAACATTAGTTAGAATTGCACTTTCCTTTATCATATTAATTTTATTTTTTTTGGAAAATGTATTTTTTTCGTATTTGTTTTTTGGAATTATTTGGTTTTTAATTATTTTTAATGAATTTACTGATTTTATTGATGGTTATCTTGCAAGAAAATATGGTCTTGTTAGCAATGTAGGTAAAATTTTAGATCCTTATGCGGATGTTTTGCAGCATTTAACATATTTTGTTTTTTTCTTTTACAAAGGTATAACCCCCTATTATTTTTTTGTAATATTTATTTATCGTGAAATTTCTATTGGGTTTGTTAGAAATTTAATTATTCAGTTTAATGTAGTTCAACAAGCAAATTTTTTGGGGAAATTAAAGTCACTTCTTTATGCTGTTTGCACTTTTGCAAGCCTTTTATTTTATACTTTAAATCAACTCAACTTTACAGAGTCTGTTCAAAATTTTATTAGTTACATTTTAACTTTTAAATTTAAATTTTTATTTATTGTTCAAATGACATATGTTTGTGCTGCTTTTTTTGCAATTTTAT
The window above is part of the Borreliella burgdorferi B31 genome. Proteins encoded here:
- the thrS gene encoding threonine--tRNA ligase, whose translation is MSKDLDKEDILYKKRHSIAHVMAEAVLDLFPNTKIAIGPPIKDGFYYDFEFKKQITEDSLLDIENRMREILKTGSSFEKEIISVEQALEIFKDEPYKIDLIKNFDLQNEVSIYKSHNFVDLCRGPHVENMNKIDPKAFKLTSIAGAYWRGSEKNPMLTRIYGTLWNNEKELRSYLNLREEIKKRDHRKLGKELDLFSIHEEIGPGLVFFHPNGAKIRALIEDFWREEHSKNGYDILFTPHIGKSWLWQTSGHLDFYKDSMFEKIEMDKSDYYLKPMNCPFHIAIYNTGKHSYRDLPFRWAELGTVYRYEKIGALHGMMRARGFTQDDAHIICTHSQVLDEIKEVLRFAIYMWSKFGFSNPKAYLSTKPDKSVGNDSDWEMSLKVLEETLSDFEVPYEIDKGGGAFYGPKIDLKIVDSLEREWQMSTIQFDFNLPERFNMTYTAEDGKEKRPFMIHRALLGSIERFFGILVEHYGGAFPLWLSPVQVVIIPVNNIVEDYAIKVFNKFKNEGIRIKLDNSSSRMNAKIREYQAKKIPYMFIIGEREATEERISIRTRTNEQINGMKLDEALKFILFKIRDKEI
- the rodA gene encoding rod shape-determining protein RodA yields the protein MVFRKNYDYLALISLLIVSFVGILLIYSSDYNISGSLTKNEYIKQTFWVIIGFFLIFIVGKYDLKFVYSMVYPLYFLLILALIFTAFFGMTVNGARSWIGIWKLGGQPSEFGKVVIILTLSKFYTEKKGYNEFFTFITAFLLIFPSVILILLQPDFGTAIVYLTIFIFISFFAGIDLHYVLAFALIGFFSFVFAILPVWYEYKVNMGNVFYLIFSNPFYFRVIMGVLLLILLISVLGFFISKYGLSIKIIYFYVFFASSILLVSIVFSKVLSKLMKTYQIKRFLVFLDPAIDAKGAGWNLNQVKIAIGSGGLLGKGFLKGPYTHANYVPSQSTDFIFSILAEEFGFLGVSTILILFFFLFFKFLIIMNKSQDRYMALVISGILGLLFFHTSFNVGMSLGVLPITGIPFPFLSYGGSSTITFFLAMSFYFNIESIVAMD
- the pgsA gene encoding CDP-diacylglycerol--glycerol-3-phosphate 3-phosphatidyltransferase, which gives rise to MNNLIKVITPNKITLVRIALSFIILILFFLENVFFSYLFFGIIWFLIIFNEFTDFIDGYLARKYGLVSNVGKILDPYADVLQHLTYFVFFFYKGITPYYFFVIFIYREISIGFVRNLIIQFNVVQQANFLGKLKSLLYAVCTFASLLFYTLNQLNFTESVQNFISYILTFKFKFLFIVQMTYVCAAFFAILSFLEYVLIFLNVKKYENK